Part of the Streptococcaceae bacterium ESL0687 genome is shown below.
TAATAAGCTCGCTAATCCTCTTTTGGCTGCTGCTAATGTAATTAGGAATATTAACTAGAAAGCTCTGAACATGGTCAATAAGGCTTGGAATTAAGACCGCTAGGGAAAAGATTACCAGGCCAATCAGCAGTAGAAAAAGAAAGATAATTGAGATACTTCTCTTAATTCCTTTTTTCTCCAACCAATCAACAATTGGATTTAGGATATAGTAGAAAATCGCTGCCAAAACGATGGGAAGCAGGACCACTCCTAGAAATTCCAAGATGGGTTCAAAAATAAATCCAAGTTTGCTAATCATAAATAGATTTAGTAGCAGTAAAAGTGAGACTACAAGGGTTGTGGTGACCCGGTTATTAATAAAAAGTTTGTAGAACCAGGAAGTTCTAAAAGACCTGTTTTGATTCATTCATACACCTTCAATTCTTTTGATTTATCTTTAAATTATAACACATTCTAGAGGTAAAGCTAAAATGTCAGAATGTTTTAAACAAAAAAAGACCTAAGGTCTTTATTAGTTGATCTTTATTAATTTTTTTACAAAAAGATCAAAGCGGGGATTAGGTGAAAAAAGGCTGGGTAAGAATAAAAGATTATAAAATAGGCCAAACTTAAAGTCTGTTAAATAGGCAAAAATAAATACTAATAGACAGGTAACCCAAAAGAATATCACCTTAAAAATATCTGCCTTAGCCCTTATTTTAGGCAGGTAAAAAATATTTGCCCACATGAAAAAAATAAAAATATACCAGTAGGGAATAATGTCTGTATACTCCAAAAGACCAATAAAAATTATGAAATTTAACCACAGGTATTTACTTAAAAAACTCATCTACTCCTCCTTGAAAAAATAACCTACGCTTTCAGTCTACTACTTTTTAACAATTTTTCAATTATAAATCAATAAACGATGCTAGCTTTGAAATCATAAATTTCTCAAAAATATGCTATGATAAAGATAAATAAATCACAGAAGGGTTAATTTTATGGAAGAAAAAATTTATTTTGGATGCTACACTCGCCGCGAGGCTAAAGGAATTTACAGGGCAGATCTTGATACTGAAAGTGGAATTTTAAGTAATTTAGAGACTTATATTGAAGAACCAAGTCCAACTTATTTGGCAATTGACCAAAAAAAACATCTTTATAGTGTTGGAGCTGTTGAAAATGAAGGTGGGATTGCAGCCTTTGACAAGGATGCAAGACTTATAAATCACGTGGTAGAAGCTGGAGCTCCGCTTTGCTACCTGTCTGTCGATGAGGAAAGAGACCTAGTCTACGGGGCCAACTATCACAAGGGGCAACTTTTAGCCTACAAACGCTTAGAGGACGGGGCTTTAATCTTAAGAGATAGCGTTGAACATCTAGGTTCTGGTCCCCATGAAAATCAAGCAAGTCCTCACATCCACTTTGCTGATTTGACTCCTGATGGTTATTTAGTAACCTGTGATCTAGGAATTGATCAACTAGTTACTTATGATCCTAAGGATAAATTGACTGAAATCAACCGTTATGCCACAAAAGCTGGAGCAGGTCCTCGTCATTTAGTCTTCAAGAAAAATGATAATATTGCCTACCTGATTTGTGAACTTGATTCAACAATTGAGGTGCTTTCTTATGAGGGAATGGGTGCCTTTAACTTCATTCAAAAAATCAGCCTTCTGCCAGATGACCACCAAGGATTTAACGGGGCAGCAGCAATTAGAATCTCAGCTGATGACCGTTTTGTCTATGCAAGTAATCGTGGTCACGACAGTGTAGTTGCCTTTAAGACACTTGCTGATGGAAGCCTTGAGCACCTGCAAACAATCTCAACCTTTGGTAATACTCCAAGGGATATTAACCTTTCTTCTGACGGTAAAGTTTTGATTGCAGCCAATCAGGATAGCGACAATGTTACTACCTATGCTATCGATGAAAAAACTGGCCTTCTAACTGAAATTCAACATGACTTCAAGGTTCCTGAAGCCGTATGTGTGTACATCGAAGGGCAAAAGGACTAGAATATCCTTAAGCTATAAAAGAAAGAGGTTGACCATGGATTTTGAAAAATACACAGACCAGACAATTGATTTTTACCGGGACAAGGGATGGTATGAATATGATCCCACGGTTAGGATTAACTTTCTTAGGCAAGAGGTCGATGAGCTTGTTGCATCAATAGAAAAGACGGAAAAACTTCTAGGAGAACCCCTCCAAGATGATAAAAAAATTGCCCAGGCCAAGGACCTACTTTCAAGTGATTTAGGAAGTATCTTAGATAATCTGATTATTTTGGCCGACAAGTACGATTTGACTCTTGAAGAAGTTATCAACGAGCAGTACAGTAAGAGAGAAAAATAAGAAAAAGTCGACCAATTGGTCGACTTTTTCTTATTTTAGGGCATCAAACTTTTCCTGCATGGTAGGGTTATTGCGGGTTAATTTTTTAATGGTTAAACCATCAAGTTTGTTTTCAGCCGTACCCAGGTTGTTTCTGGCTTTTCTGAGTTCATCGCGAGCTGTAGTCAGACTTTTAATACTCTTTTCCAGTTCCTTATCAAGCTTTTCTAAGTTTCCATTGAAGTTTTTGGCGGTTATGCCAAAGCTTTTTTTAAATTCACCAAGTTCTTTTTCAAAGTTTGTTACATCCTCATTTTGCTTACGCATTTCAGCAAGTTCCTGGCGGTACTTCATTGAATTTAAGGCTGCATTCCGTAAAAGAGTAATCATAGGGATGAAGAACTGGGGTCTGATGACATACATTTTTTCATACTTGTAGGAAACATCAACAATCCCCGTATTATAAAGTTCATCATCAGCCTCTAAAAGGCTGACCAAGACAGCATATTCACAATTTTTCTGCCTGCGGTCCTTATCAAGCTCCTTAAAGAAGTGTTCATTTTTCTTTTTACTGGCTGTCTGATCACTTTCATTTTTCATCTCGAACATGATAGAGATTACTTCCTGACCGTAATCGTCGACCTCCCGGTAGATATAGTCGCCCTTGCTACCACTTCTAGCATCGTTATCTTTTTCAAAATAAGCATTTCTAAAGGCTGTCATCCTAAGTTTATTAAACTCAAGCTCACAGTGCTGCTCCAGACTTTCTCCGACCATTTTAGTCGATTGCTTGGCCTTAAGGTCCTTGTAAAAATCAATCTCTGTATCCTTCTGCTTGAGTTCACGTTCGTGTTCCCGCATAAGATTATTTTTTTCCAGCTGAAACTTATTTTCTTGAAGTTGAAGTTCTGTAGTAAGACTTGTAAGTTTTTTGTCCTGCTCAATTTCCACTTCCTTAATCATAGAATTTTTTTCAGCTTCGGCCTGTTTAATCTGATAACTTAGATTTAAAATCTCCTGGTCCTTAGAAGTCAATTCTTCTTTCAGCTCACTTTTAGCCCGTTCAACAGCAAGCTCTAAATTTGTTTTTTCCTGGTCCATCAGGATTTTTAAGGCCTCGATTTCGGCTCTTTTGTCAGCTAAATCCTTTTCTAGCTGACTCTTAAGCTGGCCTTCTTTTTTCTCTTGATTTTGTTTTTCTTCAAAATGCTTGTGTTCTATTTTTTGAATCTCTTCAAATTTTTCCTGTCGAATTTTTGAAATTTCATCTTCAAATTCTGCCCTTAACTCTGCCTCTTCAAGTTTTTTGTCTTTCAAGAAGCCTTCCTTCTGATTTTTTAACTTCTCTTCGACTTCACGCTTAAACTCCTTAGTGTGAACCTGCTTTAAAATATCAGCATAGCTGTTTTCATCAATTGTAAATTGTTCACCGCAATGGGGGCAGACTATTTTTTCCATTCTTATTTCCTTAATTTAATTTTATTATAGAAATTATAGAAGGTACATATCCTTGAAGGTCGATTGATAATTAGCAGGTAATTCAAGTCCTTCTAAGAGATAATTTTCAAAACTTCCATAATTTTCATCAATCGTTTTGACGGCATGATTTAGGTATTCTTCTTTAACAGTTAAGGCTGATTCTAAGGCTGCAACTTCTTCATCAGTTATTTGATCCCTGTACTGATTAATGATGAGGTCATTTGCTTCCTTCCTGGCTTTATTGGTCTCCAAGTAGTCCTCAAGGATATCCTCTTCTGACACACCTGCAATTTTTAAAATCAAATAAGCTCCCCAACCAGTCCTATCTTTTCCTGCAAAACAGTGAAAAATTCGACTTTCTTTTTTATCAATCAAATCTAATAAAAATTCACGGTAAGAGCTTCTTGCTGACTGGCTTAACACAATCTCCTCATAGGTTCTAAGCATGGCCTCATCGATATCACCAAGTTCTGTAAACATATCTTCAAGTGAAAATGCACCCCCTTGGTTCAAATCAGCAAGGACATCTAGGTGATTATAAACGATGTCTGATAGGTCCGTATCAGGATCTTCATTTACTTCTTCAATACTTCTAAAGTCATAAATTCTGTCAAGCTTGCAGGTATCTTTTAGAAAGTTCTCCTGTTCTTCATTTAGATCAACCAGCTGACCACTTCTGAAAAAAATACCCTCTTCCAAGCGTCCACCTTGACCTTCATAGCCCCCAATATCCCTAAAATTTGTAATCATAGCCTCTCTCATTTCAACTTTCCTTTCATAAGTAAATTCATTCTTAATATTAGGGTAAACTAGTTTTTTTGTCAATTATCTAAAGTGGGTAGAAACTTAGCTTTTTCTATAGATCTATTTTATAGCAAAAGCCACGACTTTCTCGTGGCTAAGCAGTGTTTTTATTTATTTCTAAAAATCCTAATTATGATTAAGGCAGCAATTATCACCAACCCTATCAAAAAATCGATTTTTTCTTTTCTGGTTGTCTTTCTTATTATAAAAGTAGATTCAACTTTTCCGATTCTCTTTTTAAATTTTTTTACCATTGTATTTTTTTATAGTCTAGTGTATAATTATATAAAATGTAGAGGGGGATTAACCCCTGCTACTAAAATTTTATTTTCCATTCAAACGAGATGATGAAAAGTTGCACCTTTATCGTAATCTTATGTTTGAATGGTTTTTTATTTACTTCTAAAGAGTCTTACTAATCTTTTTCTTCAGCAAGTTTTTCTTCTATGATATTTTTAAGCTCCAATAAATCTTCTTTGGTAGCTTTGTTCCTGATAAACCCACGCGCCCTTGAGCGCTCATTTAAATAGCGAGTTCGCTCCTTGTTTTTTTCCTGCCAACGTTTATTGGCTTCGGTCTGTGATGTTGCCATTATTTAAAGTACCTCCAACAATATAATTAGGATAATAATGAGCAATGACCATCCTATAAGGCCTTCTATCTTCTGCCTTCTGGTAGTTTTATTAATCTCGACTGTCCATTTTTTACCTATTTGCTTTTTCATCTTTTCATGACACAATAAAATCAAAGGTTGGAGGGGGTGAGCCTCCAGCCACCAAGTTATTTTCTTGGATATTTTAACTTTACTTGAAGAATGATGAGATTGATTTTAATGTCTATTTCGCATTTTTCAAGTATTTTTTATTGCCTTATCCTTTCATATTTAAAATTAATTTTTCATAAATTTTCTTTCAATGTTCTTGCGTAATCAGTTAATTTGATGGCATTATCAAAAGACATCTTTCTTAATTCTGTTTTCCCAGTATTCCAACGGCTAATGGTTGTATCTCTAATCCCAGTAACTTTACTTATCTTATATGCTGTTTGAGTTTCTAACACCCACCTTACTAATTCCAAATTTGCATTTATATTTTTTTCCATTTCTCTCACCTCCTGAAAAACCAAATATATAAATTAAGTATTGTAAATATAACTACGCCAACCCAAGTTGCAATTTTAATTTTTCTATTCATTGACTTTTTTATAACAATATGCTATTTTTTTACTTAAAACAGTGGAGAAGCTTTCGCTTCCCTCACTTATTTTTTGAATAAGTTTGCGATTCCTAAGATAGTGTTGATAATCAGTGCAATGATTGCTATCTTATCGGAAGTTGCAAGCTTTTCTTTAGGCTTTGTTCGCCTACTTCGCATATCGTCCCTTTCCTAACTATGTATATTCATCATACTGTATTATCATATCCATATAAATACTTTTTTTCAAAAAAACATAAAAAAACACCCTCAAACTTGAGGGTGTTTTCTTTTAGATAAGGGAATAGTTTGTTCCTACAAGAGCTTGAGCTAAATCTTGTGGGGATACTTGTCCTGTTACTTGGACCGTTTTATCATCCAGATTGATTTTAAGGTCTTCTACACCTGCAACTTTTAGGAAATTTTCCTTAACTGTCTTGGCACAACCTTCACATTTCATACCTGAGATTTCATATGTTTTAATCATTTATCCTTCTCCTACTATATCTTTCCTTCTTATGGTTTGAACCTTTTTAGACGCAAGGCATTGAGTAAGACTGAAACTGAGCTAAAGCTCATAGCAGCTCCTGCAAGCATTGGATTTAAGAGAGGACCTCCAAACAAGTGAAGAAGCCCCATAGCTACTGGAATTCCCAAAATATTGTAGCCAAAGGCCCAAATTAGGTTTTCCTTGATGTTTTTAATGGTAGCACGACTCAACTCAATAGCGATTGGAACTTCAAGTAAGTCACTTCTCATCAAAACAATGTCAGCTGATTCAATGGCCACGTCAGTCCCTGAACCTATAGCCATACCGATATCTGCTTGGGCAAGAGCTGGAGCGTCATTAATTCCGTCCCCAACCATGGCAACTGTATAACCTTGGGCTTGAAGTTTTTTAACCTCATTAACCTTACCTTCAGGTAGAACACCACTTATAACCTGATCGATTCCAACCTGACTAGCTATTGCTTGGGCAGTCTTGGCATTATCACCAGTTACCATAGCAACCTTAATTCCCATCTTATGAAGCCTTGCGACAGCTTCCTTGCTATCCTTTTTAAGGGCATCAGCTACAGCTATTATACCAATTAATTTTCCATTATAGGCAATAAAAATTGGAGTTTTAGCTTGCTTAGATAAGGCTTCTGCATCATTTAAGGCCTGTGCATCAACTGCAATCTTATTATCAGTCATTAGATTAGGATTTCCAATGAATATTTCTTGGCCATCAATTTGACCCTTGATTCCATGACCTGTGATTGATTCAAAATTTGTAAGGTCTGAAAACTCGACCTTTTGAGCCTTGGCTCTATCAGTGATAGCTTGAGCCAAAGGATGCTCTGATGATTTTTCAGCAGATCCAGCAAGGCGCAAGAGGTCATCTTGGCTTGTTCCGCCGTAAACCAAGAGATCTGTAACTTGAGGTTTACCTTCGGTAATTGTTCCAGTTTTATCAAGCATGACAGCTGTAATTTTACCAGCACCTTCAAGAGCTGGACCACTCTTAATTAAGATACCATTTTCAGCTCCCTTACCGGTTCCTACCATGATAGACGTTGGTGTCGCAAGTCCTAGAGCACAAGGACAGGCAATTACAAGAACTGAAATTGTAATGGTTAGGGCAAAAATCCATGATTCATGACCTAAGAAGTACCACATAAGTCCTGAAACAAGTGCTAGGACCATTACAATGGGAACAAAAATCCCAGACACCTTGTCCGCAAGTTTAGCAATTGGTGCCTTAGAAGCTTGTGCATCTTCAACTAACTTAATGATTTGGGCAAGAGCTGTGTCCTGACCAACTTTTTCAACCTTAAAATCGAAGCTTCCATTTTTGTTAATACTTGCCCCGACTACTTGGCTTCCTACCTTCTTCTCAACCGGTGTACTTTCCCCAGTTATCATTGATTCATCAACATAAGAAGATCCCTTGGTAACCACACCATCGACCGGAATTTTTTCTCCTGGATGAACCAAAACCAAATCCCCAACTTGCACTTGGCTTACAGGTATTTGAACTTCTTGATTATTTCTAATAACCGTTGCTTTTTTAGGGGCCAAATTAACGAGCTTACTGATAGCTTCAGAGGTTTTACCCGTTGATACGGCCTCAAAGTATTTACCTAGGGTAATCAGGGTTAGAACTACAGCTGCAGATTCATAGTAAAGACTCATGGTAAATTCACTGCTACCCATGAAGGTTTCTACACTACCATAGAAACTATACAAGAAGGCAGCACTTGTCCCGAAGACAACAAGGGAGTCCATATTAGGATGACCCCTGAAAAGAGACTTCATCCCACCTACAAGCATAGGGCGACCAAAGAACATAACCGGCAGGGTTAAAAGAAATTGGATGGCCACAAATCCCTTGGGATGAGTCATAGGATCAATGAAGTCTGGAAGAGGTAAACCAATCATATGACCCATTGATACATATAAGAGAGGGACGGTAAAGACTGCTGAATAAACAAACCTCTTCCAAAGATTTTTCATTCTTTCGTCCTTATTATTACCAAGACCCATGTCTCCCATGTCGTCCATATCCATACCTGCCATGTCCATATCATCCATGTTCATGCCAGACATATTAGAATGATCCATTTTCGTACCGGACATATTCATGTCCTTATGATTCATAGACCCTTGAGACATATCCATTGATTTATGGTCCATCTTCATGTTAGCCATGTCCATATCCTTGTGGTCCATTTTCATAGATTCCTGTCCCTGAGACATGTCCATAGCTTTCATAGAAGAACTTGCTGTTTTAGGCTTTTGGCTGGTAGCCTTATATCCTGCCTTATCAACAGCCTTTATAATATCATCATCATTTACAAGGTCTGGATCAAAGTCAACTGTCAATCGTTCAGTGATTAGATTAACACCTGCACTGTCAACTCCCTTTAATTTACCGACGACTTTTTCAATTGTTTGGGCGCATGAGGCACATGACATACCTTCTAAATTAAAAACTTCCTTAGTCAAAATAACACCTCCATCTTACTTGGAAAAGTTCAACATAATAGTTTACACATGTAAACTTTATCATATATGCATGATATACCAATAAACCCAGTAAGTCAAATGATTCGAATGTAAAATAAAATTTATTAAAATTTTGATATTAAATTAAAATCCAACAAAAAAACAAGGCCAAGGCCTTGTTTTATTTTATCTTATTGGTTCCAAACATCATCTAGTTGTTTTGCACCATCTTTATACATTTTTTCACGGTCTCCCTTAGGATTTGTAAGAATGTTTTCGATGATTGAACGAACTTCTGTGTTTAGGGCTGCGTTAGCATTTGTTGTAACTGGGAATGAGATTAGGTGTTCAGTATCTTTTTCTAGGATAGCTGGAACCTTAGTGTTTTCAGATTCTTGGTATTCTTTGCTCTTGATTACAGAGTCAAGGATAGGCATGTAACCTGTTTTTTGTGCCCAGTAAAGTTGAACTTCTGGAGATGAAAGGTATTTCATGAATTCAAAGGCAGCTGTTTTTTGCTCGTCGCTAGCACTTGAGAACATGTAAACATCTGTACCTTGTTGAAGGTTGTATTTAGCAGGACGTACAGCTACACCGTATTTGAATCCAGCACTTGCTGCGTCTTTTGCTACATAAGTTTCACCAGCAATACTTCCAACGAACATTGCAACTTTTTGGCTAGCAAATGGAACTGACATGTATTTATCAGAACCTGGTGTACGGAAGTATCCTTCTTGAACACCGTCTGCATAGTAGTCTACAACTTTTTGAGATTCTTTGCTGTCGAATTTAGTATCTTTAGTTACGTCAATTCCTTCATTCTTCATACCAAGTAGGTAGTAGTTAGATAGTGAATCGAATCCAGCACCAACAACTTTTCCACCAGATTTTTCGTAGATTGTTTTAGATGCTTCTTTAAGTTCTTCCATAGTTGTTGGAACTTTTACACCGTATTCATTTAGAAGGTCTTCATTGTAGAAAAGAGCTTCTGTTGACTTGTTGAAAGGAATACCGTATTGGACATCATTGATTTTTGCCCCATCAAGTAGGCTATCTTTGATTTTTTCTTGTTTACCCCAACCAATTGTTTCATTTTCAATATAAGGAGTTAGGTCAACTAGTTTTTCGTTTTCAGAAGCGTCATATAACCAACCTGGGTAGGCCTGTGAAATTGTTGGAAGATCTTTTGGCGACTGTAGGGTTGAGTTGATTTTTGCTTGAAGGTCTGGGTAAGATTGTTGGTTTTGTAGAGTAACCTTGATCTTTGGATTAGCTTTTTCAAAATCTTCAGTGATTTTTGTAAGAGCTTTTTCCTGTTCACCATTCATTGCGTGCCAGAAAGTGATTGTTGTGTCGTCTTTGATTTCAGTAACGATACTTGCATCACTTTTGCTGGCCTTAGAATCACTTTTCCCTCCACAGGCTGCTAAGCTTGTGATACTTGCTGCTGTAAGCGCAAGAGTTGCCAATTTTTTGAGTTTCATTCTACTCTCCTTATAAGATAATTTTTTGCCCACGTTGGGGTAATATTCTTTCACCGTACGGATTTTCCAGATTTTCTGGTTTCAGCGTATGGATTGGAACCAATAGTTTAGGTTGAATCATAGAAATAATTTTATCTAAATCGCGTGGTCTAGCATGCCCTGAGCAGGCCAAACGTACGAATTCGATCTTTTTACTAGCTAGAAGATCTAAAAACTTAGCATAGGCTGGATCAAAATCCCCCAAGGGTTCAGCATCACTATGGATGTAAAGGGATCCGTCCTGTAAGTTTTCATGATGGTCAACTACCTGCCAGAGGTAGTCACCCTTATCTTCCAGTAACATATAATAAGCA
Proteins encoded:
- a CDS encoding lactonase family protein, with the protein product MEEKIYFGCYTRREAKGIYRADLDTESGILSNLETYIEEPSPTYLAIDQKKHLYSVGAVENEGGIAAFDKDARLINHVVEAGAPLCYLSVDEERDLVYGANYHKGQLLAYKRLEDGALILRDSVEHLGSGPHENQASPHIHFADLTPDGYLVTCDLGIDQLVTYDPKDKLTEINRYATKAGAGPRHLVFKKNDNIAYLICELDSTIEVLSYEGMGAFNFIQKISLLPDDHQGFNGAAAIRISADDRFVYASNRGHDSVVAFKTLADGSLEHLQTISTFGNTPRDINLSSDGKVLIAANQDSDNVTTYAIDEKTGLLTEIQHDFKVPEAVCVYIEGQKD
- a CDS encoding MazG-like family protein is translated as MDFEKYTDQTIDFYRDKGWYEYDPTVRINFLRQEVDELVASIEKTEKLLGEPLQDDKKIAQAKDLLSSDLGSILDNLIILADKYDLTLEEVINEQYSKREK
- a CDS encoding DUF2130 domain-containing protein, which gives rise to MEKIVCPHCGEQFTIDENSYADILKQVHTKEFKREVEEKLKNQKEGFLKDKKLEEAELRAEFEDEISKIRQEKFEEIQKIEHKHFEEKQNQEKKEGQLKSQLEKDLADKRAEIEALKILMDQEKTNLELAVERAKSELKEELTSKDQEILNLSYQIKQAEAEKNSMIKEVEIEQDKKLTSLTTELQLQENKFQLEKNNLMREHERELKQKDTEIDFYKDLKAKQSTKMVGESLEQHCELEFNKLRMTAFRNAYFEKDNDARSGSKGDYIYREVDDYGQEVISIMFEMKNESDQTASKKKNEHFFKELDKDRRQKNCEYAVLVSLLEADDELYNTGIVDVSYKYEKMYVIRPQFFIPMITLLRNAALNSMKYRQELAEMRKQNEDVTNFEKELGEFKKSFGITAKNFNGNLEKLDKELEKSIKSLTTARDELRKARNNLGTAENKLDGLTIKKLTRNNPTMQEKFDALK
- a CDS encoding tyrosine-protein phosphatase, translating into MREAMITNFRDIGGYEGQGGRLEEGIFFRSGQLVDLNEEQENFLKDTCKLDRIYDFRSIEEVNEDPDTDLSDIVYNHLDVLADLNQGGAFSLEDMFTELGDIDEAMLRTYEEIVLSQSARSSYREFLLDLIDKKESRIFHCFAGKDRTGWGAYLILKIAGVSEEDILEDYLETNKARKEANDLIINQYRDQITDEEVAALESALTVKEEYLNHAVKTIDENYGSFENYLLEGLELPANYQSTFKDMYLL
- a CDS encoding XRE family transcriptional regulator, producing MEKNINANLELVRWVLETQTAYKISKVTGIRDTTISRWNTGKTELRKMSFDNAIKLTDYARTLKENL
- a CDS encoding heavy metal-associated domain-containing protein; this encodes MIKTYEISGMKCEGCAKTVKENFLKVAGVEDLKINLDDKTVQVTGQVSPQDLAQALVGTNYSLI
- a CDS encoding heavy metal translocating P-type ATPase, whose product is MTKEVFNLEGMSCASCAQTIEKVVGKLKGVDSAGVNLITERLTVDFDPDLVNDDDIIKAVDKAGYKATSQKPKTASSSMKAMDMSQGQESMKMDHKDMDMANMKMDHKSMDMSQGSMNHKDMNMSGTKMDHSNMSGMNMDDMDMAGMDMDDMGDMGLGNNKDERMKNLWKRFVYSAVFTVPLLYVSMGHMIGLPLPDFIDPMTHPKGFVAIQFLLTLPVMFFGRPMLVGGMKSLFRGHPNMDSLVVFGTSAAFLYSFYGSVETFMGSSEFTMSLYYESAAVVLTLITLGKYFEAVSTGKTSEAISKLVNLAPKKATVIRNNQEVQIPVSQVQVGDLVLVHPGEKIPVDGVVTKGSSYVDESMITGESTPVEKKVGSQVVGASINKNGSFDFKVEKVGQDTALAQIIKLVEDAQASKAPIAKLADKVSGIFVPIVMVLALVSGLMWYFLGHESWIFALTITISVLVIACPCALGLATPTSIMVGTGKGAENGILIKSGPALEGAGKITAVMLDKTGTITEGKPQVTDLLVYGGTSQDDLLRLAGSAEKSSEHPLAQAITDRAKAQKVEFSDLTNFESITGHGIKGQIDGQEIFIGNPNLMTDNKIAVDAQALNDAEALSKQAKTPIFIAYNGKLIGIIAVADALKKDSKEAVARLHKMGIKVAMVTGDNAKTAQAIASQVGIDQVISGVLPEGKVNEVKKLQAQGYTVAMVGDGINDAPALAQADIGMAIGSGTDVAIESADIVLMRSDLLEVPIAIELSRATIKNIKENLIWAFGYNILGIPVAMGLLHLFGGPLLNPMLAGAAMSFSSVSVLLNALRLKRFKP
- a CDS encoding ABC transporter substrate-binding protein, giving the protein MKLKKLATLALTAASITSLAACGGKSDSKASKSDASIVTEIKDDTTITFWHAMNGEQEKALTKITEDFEKANPKIKVTLQNQQSYPDLQAKINSTLQSPKDLPTISQAYPGWLYDASENEKLVDLTPYIENETIGWGKQEKIKDSLLDGAKINDVQYGIPFNKSTEALFYNEDLLNEYGVKVPTTMEELKEASKTIYEKSGGKVVGAGFDSLSNYYLLGMKNEGIDVTKDTKFDSKESQKVVDYYADGVQEGYFRTPGSDKYMSVPFASQKVAMFVGSIAGETYVAKDAASAGFKYGVAVRPAKYNLQQGTDVYMFSSASDEQKTAAFEFMKYLSSPEVQLYWAQKTGYMPILDSVIKSKEYQESENTKVPAILEKDTEHLISFPVTTNANAALNTEVRSIIENILTNPKGDREKMYKDGAKQLDDVWNQ